In Hornefia porci, one genomic interval encodes:
- a CDS encoding Ig-like domain-containing protein has translation MEQKGRCKTQSGRNRRKASASGQIPQSDEKSLRLQWKKISGAASYTVYASRCDGKKNYKKVTSTRGLKTTVSRISGKKLRKGTYYKMYVVAKDSRGRILSKSLTVHVTTDGGKYTNPGKLSLQNASAIRKKLKSMKPGQTCKVSTRQTLQSKKLKFRKHRGVVYESSDPSVATVSSSGKIRAVKAGSCSVYAYAQNGVYVRVTVTVR, from the coding sequence ATGGAGCAAAAAGGACGCTGTAAAACCCAATCCGGAAGAAACCGCAGAAAAGCCTCTGCTTCAGGCCAGATCCCTCAGTCAGACGAAAAATCACTCCGTCTCCAATGGAAGAAAATCTCCGGAGCGGCCAGCTATACTGTCTACGCAAGCAGATGTGACGGGAAGAAAAACTACAAAAAAGTCACCTCTACAAGAGGTCTGAAAACGACTGTCAGCCGGATTTCCGGAAAGAAACTCAGAAAAGGCACTTACTATAAGATGTACGTTGTCGCAAAGGACAGCCGCGGCAGGATTCTCTCAAAATCGCTGACTGTTCATGTCACAACAGACGGAGGCAAGTATACCAATCCCGGAAAGCTCTCCCTGCAGAACGCCTCCGCAATCAGAAAAAAACTGAAGTCCATGAAGCCCGGACAGACCTGCAAGGTCAGCACGAGGCAGACACTTCAGTCGAAAAAACTGAAATTCCGGAAGCATCGCGGAGTGGTGTACGAATCCTCTGACCCGTCGGTCGCAACAGTAAGCTCCTCCGGGAAGATCAGAGCTGTGAAAGCCGGCTCCTGCTCGGTCTACGCTTATGCGCAGAACGGAGTTTACGTCAGAGTCACTGTCACTGTCAGG